The genome window CaccaataaaaattaaatcatcaacatagatacTTACAATGATAATCTTTCCTTCTCTGTTCCTCTTTGTAAACAAAGTTTGCTCACTGTCACACCTCTGGAAGCCTTTATTGATGAAATGTGCTTCGATCTGACTAAACCAAGCTCGTGGAGCTAGTTTTAATCCATACAAAGCCTTGTGTAGCTTGTAGACCAAATGCTCCTTGCCTTTCTTCTCGTAACCTCTTGGTTGCTCAACGTAAACATTTTCACTTAGCTCTCCATGAAGGAATGCTGACTTGACATCCAACTGAAAAATCCTCCAACCATTTTGTGCTGCCAAAGCAATGATCGTTCTCACCTTGTCCATCCTTGCCACTGGTGCAAAGACCTCTGTGTAGTCTATGCCGTGCTTCTGTGAGTAGCCTTTGGCTACTAAGCGTGCCTTATGCTTGTCAATCTCCCCATGTTCACTGTACTTGGTCTTGTAAACCCACTTGACACCGATCTTTTTAGCTCCAGGAGGCAACTCAGTTAATGTCCATGTCTTGTTCTTTTCAATGGACTTGATCTCATTGTCCATAGCTTGTCTCCACTTTACATTCCTCGCTGCTCcttcaaaatgaaaaggatCTTCAGTTGCCACAACTTGTGCCATGTGTGCCTCATCTTCACTCAAACCTTCTCCACTAACATAATCATTCAAATAAGGAGGAGGACGTCTCACTCTCCCTTCATTCTCATCAGGCCCATTAGGATTTCCTACTTCTCTACCCCGTGCTTCTTCACTGCCCTTACTCTCACTTATTTCCCCTCTATCACCATTCCCATCTTCATCTCCATTTTCACTCACCCTCTCTTCACCCTCATTGTTTTCTTCATTCTCTCCCCACTCCAAGTCTAACAAGATTTGCGCCTCATAATTCACTCCCCAATCCCACtatttttcttcctcaaaaataacatctctactcacaacaatttttctAGCTATAGGATCAAACAATCTATACCCCTTGGACTCCTCACTAACTCCCAGTAAGACACAAGAAAAACTTTTATTATCTAATTTACCTCTTCTTGCATCTGGAATGTGAACATGAGTTAGGCATCCAAAGACCCGAAAATGCTCAACTGAGGGCTTTACTCCACTCCATGCCTCTTGTGGTGTTACATTCTTCACTACCAATGTCGGGCACCTATTCAGAACATAGAAAGTCCAATTCACAGCCTACGGCCAAAATCTTTTCGGAATCTTCTTATCAGACAACACAGAACGGACCACATTCATCACGGTTCGATTTTTCCTCATAGCTACGCCGTTTTGTTGTGGTGTATATGCAGTGGTTAATTGTCTCTTGATTCCACTTTGTTTGCAAAAATCATTGAAGTCATTTGAAGTGAATTCACCCCCTCTATCTGTCCGCAAGCACTTGACAAATAgtcctttctctttctccacCATCTTTTTGAAAAGCTTGAAGCAATTCAGTGCCTCACACTTTGCTGTCAACAGATATACCCATGATTTATGACTataatcatcaataaaacATAATGTGTACCTTTTGCCACTATTGGATATTGGGGAAATAGGCCCGCAAATGTCTGCATGAATGAGCTCTAATGGCTGACTTGCTCTCCACGTACTTATCTTTGGTATGTCATCTCGGTGCTGTTTGCCATTAATGCAATCCGTGCATGTTGTGTTTGAAGCTTGAAACTGAGGAAGTCCATGAACCATCTTCTTGTTTTGCAAGGTTCTCAAACCTTTGTGACTCAAGTGGCCATATCGTCGATGCCAAAGGGAAGAGAGATCTTGAGAGCTTGTATGAAGACATCTTTCTGGCTGAGCATTTGTAGGGACTGGAGTCTAAGCTAGCAGTATAAACATTCTATTTACACTCATCGCAATCTGAATAGTCAAGCCCTTCATCGGATGATAGATTTTACAGACTCCCCCTTTAATCAATATCGCTAAGCCTCTTTCTTGAAGTTGTCCTATGCTCAAGAGATTATTCTTGAGCTCTGGAACATAGTACACTTCATGGACAACATGGTTAACTCCATTCAATAGCAGCTTCACATTTCCCTTTCCAACCACATTTATCCTACTATTGTTTCCCAATTTAACTGAATGTAGAAAGCTCTCATCTAGATTGGTGAACATACCTCGATTTCCACACATATGATTGGAACACCCCTAGTCAAGGAACCATGCATCATTCCGTTTCACCTCATGTGATTCAACATATGACATCAAAAGCATCTCATCCTCTTCATTCACTTCTGTGTAATTTGCCTCCTTATCCCACTTTGGACACTCATACTGGAAATGTCCAAGATTGTGACACTTGAAGCATTCCACATCAGCTCTGTTGAATGCCTGACCTCCTCTTCCACGACCTCTTCCTCTGTAATTGCTTCTTCCACGACCTCTGCCTCCAACTCTTTCATCAGTTGTCACCTTTAGAGCTTGCTCAACACCACTGCTCCTGTGAAACTTTTGCTCATGCACAATGAGCGAGCTTTGAAGCTCATCAATAGTGAGTGCATCCATATCCCTAGACTCCTCAATCGAACAGactatataataaaatttgtcGGTGAGGGATCTAAGAATTTTCTCACAAATTGTAACATCAGTCATAGCCTCCCCATACACTCTCATCTTGTTTGCTACTGACATGACTCTAGCAAAATAATCAGTAATTGTTTCACCAACCTTCATTTCGAGAGTTTCAAAGTCTCTTCTCAAGGCTTGAAGAGTTGAGCGCTTCACTCTAGCATTGCcttcatatttctttttcatggaCTCCCAGAT of Prunus dulcis chromosome 4, ALMONDv2, whole genome shotgun sequence contains these proteins:
- the LOC117625512 gene encoding uncharacterized protein LOC117625512, which gives rise to MKKKYEGNARVKRSTLQALRRDFETLEMKVGETITDYFARVMSVANKMRVYGEAMTDVTICEKILRSLTDKFYYIVCSIEESRDMDALTIDELQSSLIVHEQKFHRSSGVEQALKVTTDERVGGRGRGRSNYRGRGRGRGGQAFNRADVECFKCHNLGHFQYECPKWDKEANYTEVNEEDEMLLMSYVESHEVKRNDAWFLD